One Chitinophaga sp. H8 DNA window includes the following coding sequences:
- a CDS encoding S41 family peptidase, with protein MLLKQIGRWTAWSLTIALALNACKKRDTANPSGNAAELSKDTMYYTFKDEYLWTDAVPDYMTFNPRRFNNLQDLFNALVSYKSLDRYSFLDNGAVAGQLQGGISGDFGFDIGYNTPDELRVIYCYDGSQAYQQGIRRTWQITAINGDPAISYDEGAHGDGSGKNLTRVSKAMYSSNSTSFTFKKPDGSTQNITVSRSNYNINPVLFSKVYNFSGHKIGYFVFNQFVDTSKIAPQINNAFNSFTSAGITDLIVDLRYNRGGVVVTQEYLANLIAPLSVGTNKQTVMYKETFNNNLTNGLFSPYVRNRPLPPPDQRFTWADVFNDLTSDATRYFAKAGSLNLQNVVFIGTRSTASASELLYNSLKPHINAKWVGDTTYGKPVGFLGIPVGQYDMYAISFQSKNSLGEGDYFDGFPPDVKDYEDMSIDWGNTSEKYLRNALILLGVPSGALGRTSLNAALEQRRSMRSNALPGNGFNGMLETRRRLR; from the coding sequence ATGCTACTAAAACAAATAGGCAGATGGACAGCCTGGTCACTGACCATCGCACTGGCACTTAATGCCTGCAAAAAACGGGATACTGCCAACCCTTCCGGCAATGCTGCTGAATTGTCAAAGGATACTATGTACTATACCTTCAAAGACGAATACCTTTGGACTGATGCCGTTCCTGATTACATGACCTTTAACCCCAGACGTTTTAACAACCTTCAGGATTTGTTTAACGCACTGGTATCTTATAAATCGCTTGACCGGTACAGCTTTCTTGATAATGGCGCTGTTGCTGGCCAGTTACAAGGAGGTATCTCCGGCGACTTCGGTTTTGATATCGGCTATAATACCCCCGATGAATTAAGGGTAATATATTGCTATGATGGCTCTCAGGCTTACCAGCAGGGTATCCGTCGTACCTGGCAGATTACTGCCATCAATGGAGACCCCGCCATCAGCTACGACGAAGGTGCCCATGGGGATGGCAGCGGAAAAAACCTCACCAGGGTATCCAAGGCAATGTATTCGAGTAACAGTACTTCCTTTACCTTCAAAAAGCCTGATGGCAGCACCCAAAACATCACCGTTTCCCGGAGCAACTATAATATCAATCCGGTACTGTTCAGTAAAGTGTACAATTTCAGTGGCCATAAGATAGGCTACTTCGTTTTTAACCAGTTTGTGGATACCAGTAAAATAGCCCCCCAGATCAATAATGCATTCAACAGTTTTACATCCGCAGGTATTACCGACCTGATAGTAGATCTTCGCTACAACCGCGGCGGGGTAGTTGTTACGCAGGAATATCTGGCCAATCTTATTGCCCCGCTGTCCGTAGGTACCAACAAGCAGACAGTGATGTACAAGGAAACCTTTAACAATAACCTCACTAATGGCCTCTTCAGTCCGTATGTACGCAATAGACCCCTTCCTCCTCCGGATCAACGGTTTACCTGGGCGGATGTTTTTAATGACCTCACCAGCGATGCTACCCGCTATTTCGCCAAAGCGGGTAGTCTTAACCTCCAGAATGTAGTGTTTATTGGTACCCGCTCTACCGCTTCTGCCAGTGAATTGCTTTATAACAGCCTGAAACCACATATCAACGCCAAGTGGGTGGGAGATACTACCTATGGCAAACCAGTGGGATTTTTAGGCATCCCGGTAGGGCAATATGATATGTACGCGATCAGCTTCCAAAGCAAAAACTCTCTCGGGGAAGGTGATTACTTTGATGGCTTTCCTCCTGATGTAAAAGATTATGAAGACATGTCTATTGATTGGGGAAATACAAGTGAGAAATACCTGCGCAATGCACTGATACTATTAGGAGTACCTTCCGGAGCACTGGGCCGC
- a CDS encoding DUF922 domain-containing protein encodes MFLTPAGILISLLLLSWQLPCIANTLAVGQPVIKLVFEYARQQEDPSADTLFYANERKLRLEDFMGTPSFRGPSAAVAYTSFAYDGSSLIKKDTLFIFLRLQVFFVKSASWVRTDARDDYTLAHEQLHFDITLLVAERFKQKLRQTALNRDDYDSIIQYQYLQSFREMNRLQYAFDQETNHGLDKAAQLQWQDKVRAALKNHGTFPEELGYDDYFQAF; translated from the coding sequence ATGTTTCTAACACCGGCAGGAATACTGATTTCTTTGCTCTTGCTTTCCTGGCAGCTTCCCTGCATAGCTAATACGCTGGCGGTAGGACAGCCCGTAATTAAGCTCGTATTTGAATATGCCAGACAACAGGAAGACCCTTCCGCTGATACATTATTCTATGCCAATGAAAGAAAATTACGCCTGGAAGATTTTATGGGTACTCCCTCCTTTAGAGGACCCAGTGCTGCAGTAGCTTATACCAGCTTTGCCTATGACGGCTCCAGCCTCATAAAAAAGGATACTTTATTCATTTTCCTGAGACTACAGGTGTTTTTTGTAAAAAGCGCTTCCTGGGTAAGAACAGATGCAAGAGACGACTATACGCTGGCGCATGAACAACTCCATTTTGATATTACCCTGCTGGTTGCAGAACGCTTTAAACAAAAACTACGGCAAACCGCACTCAACAGAGACGATTATGATAGTATTATCCAATACCAGTATTTGCAGTCCTTCCGGGAAATGAACCGCCTGCAATATGCTTTTGACCAGGAAACCAATCACGGCCTGGATAAAGCGGCACAGCTGCAATGGCAGGATAAGGTCAGGGCAGCTTTGAAGAATCATGGTACATTTCCCGAAGAACTAGGTTATGACGACTATTTTCAGGCATTTTAA
- the paaA gene encoding 1,2-phenylacetyl-CoA epoxidase subunit PaaA, producing the protein MYGGGYIFDEPNGKQLREEQQHDDPEKLAVFEERIARGEKIEPGDWMPTEYRRQLIRLIEQHAHSEIIGALPEGTWITRAPGFKRKLALIAKVQDEIGHGQLLYNAAETLGKSREAMINDLLSGKSKYSNVFNYPAESWADVTVIGFLIDAAAIVNQVANAKGSYGPYCRALERICYEESFHLKQGHDALITLATGTPAQREMLQDALNRWWQPIMHFFGPPDKSSQHSEKLMQWKVKMASNDDMRNQFLDAYVPKLWELGLTLPDPNLKKNAATGRWEYTDPDWNEFFKVIGGDGPCNKERLNVRKWAEEHGRWVRKALMNPKEERALPVA; encoded by the coding sequence ATGTACGGCGGCGGATATATATTTGATGAACCCAACGGTAAACAGTTGCGGGAAGAGCAGCAGCACGATGATCCTGAAAAGCTGGCTGTATTTGAAGAACGTATTGCCAGAGGCGAGAAAATAGAGCCTGGCGACTGGATGCCGACAGAATACCGGCGACAGCTGATACGGCTTATTGAACAGCATGCCCATTCCGAAATTATAGGCGCATTACCAGAAGGCACCTGGATAACCCGGGCACCGGGTTTTAAGCGTAAACTGGCACTTATAGCCAAAGTTCAGGACGAAATCGGTCATGGGCAATTGCTGTATAATGCAGCTGAAACCCTGGGCAAATCCAGAGAAGCCATGATCAATGATCTGCTGAGCGGCAAGTCTAAATATTCCAATGTATTTAATTATCCGGCAGAAAGCTGGGCAGATGTAACCGTAATAGGCTTTTTGATAGATGCAGCGGCTATAGTAAACCAGGTAGCCAATGCAAAAGGATCATATGGGCCATATTGCCGGGCATTGGAAAGGATTTGCTATGAGGAGAGCTTTCATCTGAAACAAGGGCATGATGCTTTAATCACCTTAGCTACCGGTACTCCAGCACAAAGGGAGATGTTACAGGATGCATTGAACAGGTGGTGGCAGCCCATTATGCATTTCTTTGGCCCGCCGGACAAGTCCTCCCAGCATAGTGAAAAACTGATGCAGTGGAAAGTAAAAATGGCCAGCAATGATGATATGCGGAATCAGTTTCTGGACGCCTATGTACCTAAATTATGGGAATTGGGCCTTACCCTGCCTGATCCTAATCTAAAAAAGAATGCAGCTACCGGTCGTTGGGAATATACAGACCCTGACTGGAATGAGTTTTTTAAAGTAATTGGTGGAGATGGCCCTTGCAATAAAGAGCGGCTTAATGTAAGGAAATGGGCGGAAGAGCATGGCCGGTGGGTGCGTAAGGCGTTGATGAATCCAAAAGAAGAGCGGGCATTGCCTGTAGCTTAA